One segment of Streptomyces bathyalis DNA contains the following:
- a CDS encoding MarR family winged helix-turn-helix transcriptional regulator has translation MHDTNRTANLLGATALAVTDLALTGATKAAGTSTSGSAALVVLSASPGLSVTELGRRVGLSQPAAARMVDSLESAGLVERRPGPGRWVSVTPTAAGARTARTMLAARGTPLNGIVEVLDESEREELDGLLAKLLTRLYAEVGNADLLCRLCDRAGCVHGGAICPVGQSERDEQRDQPDGSGGDHGSGGSGEAAASRGS, from the coding sequence ATGCATGACACAAACCGCACGGCCAACCTCCTCGGCGCCACCGCGCTCGCCGTGACCGACCTGGCTCTCACCGGTGCCACCAAGGCGGCCGGGACCAGCACCAGTGGCTCCGCCGCACTGGTGGTGCTCTCCGCGTCGCCCGGATTGAGCGTCACCGAGCTCGGCCGCCGCGTCGGCCTGTCACAGCCGGCCGCGGCCCGCATGGTCGACTCGCTGGAGTCGGCCGGGCTCGTCGAGCGGCGCCCGGGACCCGGACGCTGGGTCTCCGTGACGCCGACCGCCGCCGGCGCCCGCACCGCACGCACGATGCTCGCCGCCCGCGGAACCCCGCTGAACGGGATCGTGGAGGTACTGGACGAGTCCGAACGGGAGGAACTCGACGGTCTCCTGGCCAAGTTGCTGACGCGGCTCTACGCGGAGGTCGGCAACGCGGATCTCCTGTGCCGCCTCTGCGACCGCGCGGGCTGCGTGCACGGCGGCGCGATCTGTCCCGTCGGACAGTCCGAGCGCGACGAACAGCGCGACCAGCCGGACGGAAGCGGCGGGGACCACGGGAGCGGCGGGAGCGGTGAAGCCGCCGCGTCGCGCGGCAGCTGA
- a CDS encoding alpha/beta fold hydrolase: protein MDVLSRNNVVITGRGDGPVLMLANGFGCDQNMWRLVTPELARHFKIVQFDHVGTGQSDVSAWSEERYSALDAYAEDILEICHELDLGPLVLVGHSVSAVFAVLAAAWEPGLFEKLILLTPSPRYIDDAGYRGGFSAEDIDELLESLDSNYLGWSESLAPVVMGNPERPELAEELSNSFCRIDPAIARVFARATFLSDNRADLGRVSVPTRVIDVAQDVIAPREVGQFVHESIPGSELVTLDAVGHCPQLSAPAATTEAIAGFAARDG from the coding sequence ATGGATGTACTGAGCAGGAACAATGTGGTGATCACCGGCCGGGGCGACGGCCCCGTGCTGATGCTGGCGAACGGCTTCGGTTGCGACCAGAACATGTGGCGGCTCGTGACCCCGGAGCTGGCGCGGCATTTCAAGATCGTCCAGTTCGATCACGTCGGCACCGGGCAGTCGGATGTCTCAGCATGGAGCGAGGAGCGCTACTCCGCCTTGGACGCCTATGCCGAGGACATCCTGGAAATCTGCCATGAACTCGACCTGGGGCCGCTCGTACTCGTCGGGCACTCGGTGAGCGCCGTCTTCGCCGTCCTGGCCGCGGCATGGGAGCCCGGGCTGTTCGAGAAGCTCATTCTGCTCACACCTTCGCCCCGCTACATCGACGATGCCGGATACCGGGGCGGGTTCAGTGCCGAGGACATCGACGAGCTGCTGGAGTCCCTGGACAGCAACTACCTCGGCTGGTCCGAGTCGCTGGCGCCCGTCGTCATGGGCAACCCCGAACGGCCGGAACTGGCCGAGGAGTTGAGCAACAGCTTCTGCCGGATCGACCCGGCCATAGCCAGGGTTTTCGCCCGCGCGACCTTCCTTTCCGACAACCGCGCGGATCTCGGGCGCGTGTCCGTGCCGACGCGGGTGATCGATGTCGCCCAGGACGTCATCGCGCCCCGGGAGGTCGGACAATTCGTCCACGAGTCGATCCCCGGCAGCGAACTGGTGACTCTGGACGCGGTGGGCCACTGCCCGCAGTTGAGCGCGCCGGCCGCCACGACGGAGGCCATCGCCGGGTTCGCAGCCCGTGACGGATGA
- a CDS encoding PP2C family protein-serine/threonine phosphatase produces MMPGADHAEQGPPQQQRTADGNGAQERAGYWGLPEDDPEDLYENAPCGYLSTRMDGRIVKANRTLLDWLGRSHDEVVGRMRFADLLTVGGKIYHETHFAPLVHLQHEVSGIALELRTADGTRLPVLVTSVVKTDSSGQPQLIRTTVNSARDRRAYEAELLRSREKAELEREHSQRLVSTLQQTLVPPALASPRGMEVTAHYHVASPDEVSGDFYDLFPLGKDAWGLFVGDVCGKGAPAAVLTSLARYTLRAAAVYNPDPVAVLTNLNTVLNTADHEHDPRFCTVLFGVLKPEDDGFAITLASGGHPDALLLRHSGSAEYIPTPGGQLIGVLAAPDVATTSVHLSPGDTLLLYTDGLTEAHTASDSGDRYGDEALLGYADVLAPCTASDVVSAITQLLDAFGEGLVDDTAVLALGVPARN; encoded by the coding sequence ATGATGCCGGGCGCGGACCACGCGGAGCAGGGACCTCCGCAGCAGCAGCGCACCGCCGACGGCAACGGCGCACAGGAGCGGGCAGGGTACTGGGGGCTGCCGGAGGACGACCCGGAAGACCTGTACGAGAACGCTCCGTGCGGCTACCTCTCCACGCGGATGGACGGACGGATCGTCAAGGCCAACCGCACGCTCCTGGACTGGCTCGGCCGCTCGCACGACGAAGTCGTCGGACGCATGCGCTTCGCGGACCTGCTGACGGTGGGCGGGAAGATCTATCACGAGACGCACTTCGCACCGCTGGTCCACCTTCAGCACGAGGTCAGCGGGATCGCCCTGGAGTTGAGGACCGCCGACGGCACCCGGCTGCCCGTGCTCGTCACCTCCGTCGTCAAGACCGACAGCAGCGGACAGCCACAGCTGATCCGCACCACCGTCAACAGCGCCCGGGACCGGCGAGCTTACGAAGCGGAGCTGCTGCGCTCACGCGAAAAGGCCGAACTCGAACGCGAGCATTCCCAGCGCCTGGTCAGCACGCTGCAGCAGACCCTGGTGCCGCCGGCCCTGGCGTCACCCCGGGGAATGGAGGTGACCGCGCACTACCACGTCGCCTCCCCCGACGAAGTCAGCGGAGACTTCTACGACTTGTTCCCCCTCGGCAAGGACGCATGGGGGCTGTTCGTGGGCGATGTCTGCGGCAAGGGCGCGCCCGCAGCGGTGCTGACGTCGCTCGCCAGGTACACCCTGCGGGCCGCGGCCGTCTACAACCCCGACCCCGTCGCGGTGCTCACGAATCTCAACACCGTGCTGAACACCGCCGATCACGAGCACGACCCCCGTTTCTGCACCGTGCTGTTCGGTGTGCTCAAGCCCGAGGACGACGGCTTCGCCATCACGCTCGCCAGCGGCGGACATCCCGACGCCCTGCTGCTGCGGCACTCCGGAAGCGCCGAGTACATCCCCACCCCCGGCGGACAGTTGATCGGTGTGCTGGCCGCACCGGACGTCGCGACCACCAGCGTGCATCTGTCGCCCGGAGACACCCTGCTCCTCTACACCGATGGGCTCACCGAGGCCCATACCGCCAGCGATTCGGGCGACCGCTACGGCGACGAAGCGCTGCTGGGCTACGCCGACGTGCTGGCGCCCTGCACGGCCAGCGACGTCGTCTCCGCCATCACCCAGCTGCTGGACGCCTTCGGCGAAGGACTGGTCGACGACACGGCTGTACTGGCGCTGGGGGTGCCTGCCAGGAACTGA